The Cryptococcus neoformans var. neoformans B-3501A chromosome 4, whole genome shotgun sequence genome has a window encoding:
- a CDS encoding hypothetical protein (Match to ESTs gb|CF188054.1|CF188054, gb|CF188055.1|CF188055; HMMPfam hit to Tim17, Tim17/Tim22/Tim23 family, score: 91.1, E(): 2.8e-24), which produces MAIFGLFGSSDPAPQESSASAELFSSTTFRSNVVPSQPEAQGSSFIPDPPSQSAPAPAPTAPAPTALDAFGSAFDPARLHPLAGLSENLDFLQLDEEKLNDLEGAASVLPSRGWTDDLCVGTGTTYLSGLAIGGTWGLKEGMSRPLGNNPSFKLRLNSILNGCTRRGSFMGNSLGVLAIFYNISNSSFDAIRGKHDVLNAMAAAGLSGAIYKSTAGLRPALVGAGLGTAAAAGWSAFKNFV; this is translated from the exons ATGGCTATCTTCGGTCTCTTCGGAAGCTCTGACCCCGCCCCTCAAGAATCCTCGGCCTCCGCTGAGCTGTTCAGTTCCACAACCTTCAGATCAAACGTCGTCCCTTCCCAGCCGGAAGCCCAGGGgtcctccttcatccccgATCCTCCTTCCCAGTCCGCTCCCGCACCCGCTCCCACCGCACCCGCCCCAACAGCCCTTGATGCATTTGGATCCGCGTTCGATCCCGCTAGACTCCACCCATTGGCTGGATTGAGTGAAAACCTAGATTTTTTACAGctcgatgaagaaaagtTGAACGACCTTGAAGGAGCGGCCAGTGTTTTGCCAAGCAGGGGCTGGACGGATGATCTCTGTGTTGGCACAGGGACGACTTATCTTTCTG GTTTGGCTATCGGTGGCACCTGGGGCTTAAAAGAAGGAATGTCAAGACCGCTGGGAAACAACCCCTCCTTCAAGCTCCGGCTGAACAGTATTCTTAACGGTTGTACGAGAAGGGGAAGTTTTATGGGCAATTCGCTTGGTGTTTTGG CTATTTTCTACAATAtctcaaactcttcttttGACGCCATCAGGGGGAAGCATGATGTACTTAATGCCATGGCTGCGGCGGGTTTGAGTGGAGCGATTTACAAGTCAACTG CCGGCTTACGACCCGCTCTTGTTGGCGCCGGTCTTGGAACAGCCGCTGCAGCTGGCTGGTCCGCTTTCAAGAACTTTGTGTAA
- a CDS encoding hypothetical protein (Match to ESTs gb|CF192378.1|CF192378, gb|CF192377.1|CF192377, gb|CF190935.1|CF190935) gives MSHVDVTVDEATINAIRQRMLETGDWERIQKLLRAHLEESGWVDDLKDLAKGEKGDAEKARAQDVPNLENLVKQISESAAGMVSDNVKRDVMLEIESVLDREVDQA, from the exons ATGTCCCACGTTGATGTCACAGTCGATGAGGCTACGATCAACGCCATCCGTCAGAGAATGTTGGAAACCGGCGATTGGGAGCG AATACAAAAGCTACTAAGAGCACATTTAGAAGAGAGCGGATGGGTTGATGATCTCAAGGACCTTGCAAAAGGTGAGAAAGGGGATG CAGAAAAAGCTCGAGCTCAGGATGTACCAAACCTCGAAAACCTTGTCAAACAAATCAGCGAGAGTGCAGCTG GTATGGTAAGCGATAACGTCAAGCGTGACGTGATGCTCGAAATTGAAAGCGTGCTCGACCGAGAGGTTGACCAAGCATGA
- a CDS encoding hypothetical protein (HMMPfam hit to Rib_5-P_isom_A, Ribose 5-phosphate isomerase A (phosphoriboisomerase A), score: 266.3, E(): 5.1e-77), translating to MPSPAVDLLKQKTASLPNAPISVVAANTFVPPTQPVTAGNQLPTSVPLPVLPAVEAAKRLAAYAAVDRHIAHEHKVIGIGSGSTVPYVVDRILAQGFEANKDRVFLPTGFQSKELIVKAGLTLGDVDQYARIDVTIDGADEVDNELNSIKGGGACQLREKVLAEAADTWIIVADYRKNSEVLGTSWTKGIPIEVVPFAYAKVLTNLAHMGSPHVLPNGQPGLSLRMGKMKAGPVVSDNGNFIIDAPFAEELMRQPEELLHKIKMLTGVVEVGLFCGMAKAAYFGNEDGSVTIRSDDGTISQL from the exons ATGCCCTCCCCGGCCGTAGACCTTCTCAAGCAAAAGACAGCAAGCCTGCCGAATGCCCCTATCAGCGTCGTCGCTGCCAACACC TTTGTCCCTCCTACTCAGCCTGTGACGGCTGGAAACCAGCTGCCTACCTCTGTCCCTCTCCCTGTCCTGCCTGCAGTTGAAGCTGCCAAACGTTTGGCAGCATATGCCGCTGTGGACCGACACATCGCACACGAGCACAAG GTCATTGGTATCGGATCAGGATCCACTGTCCCCTACGTCGTGGACAGAATACTTGCTCAAGGGTTTGAAGCCAATAAAGACCGGGTTTTCCTTCCTACCGGCTTCCAGTCCAAAGAGCTTATCGTTAAAGCTGGCTTGACTTTGGGCGACGTGGATCAATATGCTCGAATCGACGTGACCATTGACGGTGCCGATGA GGTCGACAACGAGCTCAACTCCATCAAGGGCGGCGGCGCTTGTCAGCTTCGTGAAAAGGTCCTCGCAGAGGCTGCTGATACGTGGATCATCGTGGCCGACTACCGCAAGAACTCTGAAGTTCTCGGCACATCT TGGACTAAAGGAATTCCCATCGAAGTCGTCCCCTTTGCGTACGCCAAAGTCCTCACCAACCTCGCCCACATGGGCTCCCCACATGTTCTTCCCAACGGTCAGCCTGGTCTTAGCTTGCGTATGGGTAAGATGAAGGCTGGACCTGTGGTCAGCGATAATGGAAACTTTATCATTGATGCTCCCTTCGCTGAGGAATTGATGCGACAGCCTGAAGAG CTGTTGCACAAGATCAAAATGTTGACCGGTGTCGTCGAAGTCGGACTTTTCTGTGGCATGGCCAAGGCTGCGTACTTTGGTAACGAG GATGGCTCCGTTACAATCCGTTCTGATGACGGTACCATTTCTCAGCTGTAA
- a CDS encoding hypothetical protein (Match to EST gb|CF186206.1|CF186206; HMMPfam hit to CDC37, Cdc37 family, score: 106.0, E(): 8.7e-29), with amino-acid sequence MPLNYSKWDMLELSDDSDIEEHPNVDKKSMIRWKQRDIHEKREARKLLISKLKSELSLNSVLRPRIETIISGLSSSGLDHYRAVQRRMKEDPSPEKPETGAPNQPTYDMMLSQLLSDVFREGAWLVEGGRIEGNGVLYNGKKVDDNTGLPDWATAEVPEGKKELLAEKLEQRLRWHVSELNRRDEQVKKEIEKEEGELKKKITSDDIHEGWSSSKIAPPKPSVWDETPRPKKDKKTEKVETIEVLNPKASSSAAPVAPATEDTDDEEDFGPLSPAGRAFAQIPLGDFEKAYDFIKNDSSVLSSSTHDSLLAEAFDAERRGDKSLAMRCVHQSLLVNYCRQLGKDGVGLFFQKMIQKNPKSITMFNEDFQRTYNRIATRTREILAEEAAAGPSGEREQIQLVATDPNMTIAFNLPDGPPPEKILLEGEGVEELDMEQVRAWLQRKWEIFKSFPPRFQEALQTENLDKVNQALGDMKVSEAEKIVELLQEGGMLSFSEKGVRDMTNQ; translated from the exons ATGGAAGCAAAGAGATATCCACGAGAAGCGTGAAGCTCGTAAACTCCTCATCTCGAAGCTCAAGTCTGAGCTCTCTCTCAACTCGGTCCTCCGGCCCCGTATCGAAACAATCATCTCTGgcctttcctcttctgggCTCGACCACTACCGGGCGGTGCAACGTCGAATGAAAGAGGATCCTTCTCCTGAGAAGCCTGAAACTGGTGCACCCAATCAGCCGACTTATGACATGATGCTCTCCCAACTTTTGAGCGATGTTTTCCGTGAGGGTGCATGGCTCGTTGAAGGCGGCAGAATCGAGGGAAACGGCGTACTCTACAATGGAAAGAAAGTGGATGATAATACTGGTCTTCCTGACTGGGCCACCGCAGAGGTGCcggagggaaagaaggagctTTTGGCTGAGAAACTCGAACAAAGACTCAGATGGCATGTTTCCGAGCTGAACAGACGCGACGAACaggtcaagaaggagattgagaaagaggaaggagagttgaaaaaaaagatcaCCTCTGATGACATCCATGAGGGCTGGAGTAGCTCCAAGATCGCTCCCCCCAAACCTTCTGTGTGGGACGAGACACCCAGGCCCAAGAAAGATAAAAAGACGGAAAAGGTTGAGACTATCGAGGTGTTGAATCCCAAGGCTAGC TCATCTGCTGCGCCAGTAGCTCCTGCTACGGAAGACaccgacgatgaagaagatttcGGTCCCCTCTCTCCTGCCGGGCGTGCATTTGCTCAGATTCCCCTTGGTGACTTTGAAAAGGCTTATGACTTTATCAAAAACGATTCTTCcgttctttcatcttctactCACGATTCACTTCTCGCCGAAGCATTTGATGCAGAACGCAGAGGCGACAAGTCACTGGCCATGCGCTGTGTCCACCAAAGCTTGTTAGTGAACTATTGCAGACAATTGGGCAAAGATGGCGTAGGGTTATTTTTCCAAAA AATGATTCAAAAAAACCCGAAATCTATCACAATGTTCAACGAAGATTTCCAACGCACATACAATCGCATTGCCACCCGCACTCGAGAGATTCTcgctgaagaagctgcCGCTGGTCCCTCTGGCGAACGCGAGCAGATTCAACTTGTTGCCACAGATCCCAACATGACCATTGCTTTCAATCTTCCTGATGGACCTCCCCCGGAGAAAATTCTCttggaaggcgaaggagtCGAAGAGCTTGATATGGAGCAAGTGCGAGCATGGTTGCAACGAAAGTGGGAGATCTTCAAAAGCTTCCCCCCTCGATTCCAAGAAGCTCTTCAAACGGAGAACCTTGACAAGGTGAACCAGGCCTTAGGAGATATGAAAGTCTCGGAGGCAGAGAAGATTGTAGAGTTGCTGCAAGAGGGCGGAATGCTGAGTTTCAGCGAGAAGGGTGTGCGAGATATGACAAATCAGTAG